The Pyxicephalus adspersus chromosome 1, UCB_Pads_2.0, whole genome shotgun sequence sequence AAGTAGGACtgcagtaatataaataaatgaaattaattaatttatcCAAATTCCTCGCCTTTGCTTTCTATCTTTctctatatatatgtttttatatatagtaagtaGGACACATCACTGCTAAGTTCTTCCATGCACTGACATATATATGAGATCTAACATGATATGACTGCACTGCTTTGTTATGACACTGACACACTATAAATATATCTGGGATTGCAGCATATATCCTCTTGTAAAAGGTATATAGATAAGCAGCAGCAAGAGCACCAACAAACAGTGAGGTATAACATGCTGCATTCAATTTGCCCTGGGCTGCCTGTCCTAAATTTACCGAATGGTCACCTTGCCTGATCTGTCCCACGTCTGATTAATACATCCCATTCTTACTGTATGTTGCTGAGCTGTTTTAGCACAGCTCTCTAATTTAAAGTCGGCTACACTCCGTTACTCAGCAAAACTGGCTATCAATCAGCTGGGTTCATGGAAACAGCTGTTCACAGTTAGAGTGAATAGAGGGGTCATTGGAAGCAGGATCTTCTGAGTGAACACGGGGGTGATGGTGACATATTCTGTGCTGCAGGCTACAGACCTGAATTTAATACGCCATTTCTTTTAACACTGACCAGTTCTGCTTCAATAGGCAATAAATAGCTATCAATATCATATGTGCCTGaacaatggaaaacaaaactAGCGTAATGACCCCATTGGTCAACTACTATATTCTTGTTGCCTGTTGTTTGGACATTCAACTGATATGATTGTATTTGTAACTGGTGCTTAACATCACTGATGCCTAACCTAAGGCACTTTAGTATTGGGAGTATTTCACATTATATGCCTGTCCAATGTGACATTTCTGCAGCGTTCAACCACACCTGTAGCATGACTCTGgtcatctcctgtagtatgtgttcagTGTTCTGTAGCATTACATATACTGAAAGCTTTGTGTTCCCCTTTGGTTAGGTCAGAGGCCACAGCTCATGCACCCTATATCTTGCAGGTTGGCAACTGATGCTTAAAGAGCCTGAACGTAATTTAGGAGGAATCAGGAGTGGCAGGAAGACCTCTAGACAGACACATGTCTTGTCCCAAGTGATGGATGGTAGATGTCTTTAAAGGATGTTGGGAGCAGAGAAAACCCCCCTATCCAACTTAGCTCAATTGTAGATGCAGTGTGCATATTGAAAAAACTTTGTAcctttatgttaataaaaagatGAGCTAAAGTTCcctacacaaaaaagaaaaaagaaaaaacacctttGAAAGTTTGAGTCTAGCAATCGCCTTCAATagaagacaatatatatatatatatatatatatatatataatatatatatatatatatatatatatagtgttgtcCAGTTCGCCTATCTTTTCACCATTTCAGCCACACTACACTGGTTCCTGTTTTTGATTTCCTACATCAATGAAGGACTAAGCAGTGGCATGGAGGTCAGGGGAAGAAACTAAAACGCTCTTTGGGGGACAAAAGTACCCAACACTCTTAGAAGTATCAAATGCTGAGTGGGACTTGCAGGGCTGCATAGCTAAAAATAGCAAAAGCGGGAGAAATGGGTTGCTGGAGGGGTGAATATATGCTATATACTTTTGAAGAGAATTGCTAGTAATAAACCTTTGATCTGACAAGATCTTTATTACAATTATTGTCTAAGAAAATAATTGTCGAAAACAGTTATGATACTGAAGAGGTTCccctgttattttatatttatgtcagCTCTCTCATTTTGCTGAGGCAgctattaaagcagaaatatttcaAGTATCTCAGTGTCAAGAAGGCAGACAAAGCTTTAGAATGAATGCTATTATTTGAAACCAGCCAAGCACACTGAAGAGAACAGGATGAACCCGGCCACTGTCAGTCTTTTCATGGGATTTATTTGAagtgtagaaaataaaatgttctggaATGTACCTGTGATATGTACTCTATATAAGTACACTGCCCCCGTAACTTTAAAATATCCTAGAAAACAGAGAAATCTGTACCTATTgcatcttattttcttttttttaaacatttgcttacCTTAATTCTTCGCTGTCCATCAACTTCTTGTAGGCTGTTATTTCTACATCTAATCCCATCTTCACGGCCAGGAGATCCTGGTATTCTTGGCCATAGTGGGCAATTTGCTGTTGGAAAACAGAAGTAACAAGTAAATATTGAGTATGACAGTTTGTGTAGAGTTTTTCAAACTAAGTCCATGTGTAAATCATTTTAAGTGAATTtattgacaaaacattttttttgtttcagatagcATGGGGAAGTGTTTAATCTCCAGCAGATTTTTTCTTTGAAAGTGTTCTGTTGGATagattaggcctgatttattaaagctccccaagactggagaagatacactttcatcgttgaacctgggtgatctagcaaacctggaaagaacctgatccaggattgaaaacatttgcaaatgacttttaggaaatctatttcaggtttgctagatctcccaggttcactgatgaaagtgcatgctctcctgtcttggagctttaataaatcaggcccattgtgttagtgatattatCTGTCTACTCCTATTGAGAAAGCTGGTAAatcttttatcattttctgtGTCATTGACAATGGAGGGGGTGAATATTCCCAACCAAGACCAACACAGACAGGAACAACACGTTCTTccctattctattcaaaactaaataaaacatccTAGCTATAGATAtggttttataaaacaaagaccAATGGTCAAAAAGTAGGATTTCTAAGCAGCCAATCACATATCCTGACTAATTGACATAAGTAGTGGGGGGTATAATATTTAACATGCATTTCTcatatcacacattttttttgtatggtttaTTGGGTAgaagaaaattgaattttgttCAGACTAAGGTCTTTAAATACTATGGTGTAAAATGGGTTAGGAACAAACTCTGTGTTCTTTACCTTTCTAATGTCATCTAGCTGAGACTTGAGGGCTGCAGCCTGCTCTTGGTATGTGTCAACCTCACTGCTGGAGCTGGTCTCTGCCTCGGCGATCTGAGCCTCCAGCTGAATGttctgtaaaacaagaaaagaagctTTTATAATGCCACCTCGGTCATCCTGTTACTAAGGAACAATATGCTGGGCTAGATTACGAAAAAATggcaacttttctcttttttttacatttaaaaaccggtaaaacaaaaaagtacagcCACCATTAGAAACAACAAATTATTAAAGTAGAAATAACCTCTCAAACACCTTCTCAAAAAAAAGGCAGATGGAGAGTAAAGGACTAGGCATTGGTGTTGACTGCAGTTGATCTTTGTTCCATTActaacttaccatgccttgttgtACACTACATCTCTGCATGGGGCGGCCATCATAGTAGAGGATACTCTTGCCTCCAGTTAACAGAACATTGAGCAGCACAGTAACAACTTCATCTATATTCCCTCCAAATCACTTGGAACCAGCAGTCATTGGCATGGTGCTTTAGATATCATTCCCAATATAGCAATGAGGTGCCTAAGCACACTCACATACAAGAAATTACACTGAGTATTTTTAAGCTAGAATTCCAGACTAAAGCTCAGGCACAAtaatcatttttacatgtttcttataccATACCAAATCTTCAATTTTTGAGTTCAGGTTCACTTAAATCTATACATATGGTAggtatgcaatgctgtacatatTGTCAAATATATAAGCTATGAGCTATATTGGAATTTATGTACCTCTTAAGAGGTAACTCTTGCATGGACTGTTTCAGCATTTACAAAACTTTGTCATACAAATGAATTCTTACCAGGCTCCTAACTCTTTCTATTTCACGTTGAATAGAGTCAACCTGCAGCTTCAGTGTCCTGTACTCCTCCTTAAAAGATGTCAGGGCTTGTACAGTTGGTTGAGTGGTGCCAGTAACCAGAAAAATCTGTGCATATgataaaaacagttaaaaagttGGAAGTCAAAATTTCCACCCAGACTACCAACACTGaagtatttgcatattttaaacatGGCCTATAAGTACATTAAACAAGCTATCATTCACATCTGCAACCAAAGGAATTGTTAGTAAAATCATCCTTAAAGTTTCCAACAGAGACACTGAAATTATAATTCTTCCTCTTGGGACTGGTATACCCAGACCTTTTTTAAAAGGGATTTAAAAAGTGCATATGACAATTGTACAAGTACTTATAAACCATaccaattttctctttttttgagcAGAAGAGGGTAAAATGCTGAGACAGGGGACAAAACACCTCTAAACATTATTAAATACCCATAAGCACTCACTTTATGAGTGGTAGTGCATGTTTATGAGAGTCACCGAATGCTAAAGGTTGTATCTTTGTAGCTCAGCAGGCAAATTGTTTTGTGTCTATAATACATGACTATACTCTGCATAAGGTATGAGAAACTTTAATACAAGCTGAAAGCTATTTTTATGAGAATGCTTATTTTTAGTTTACTAATCATCACCTCTGATGAAATAGGTTGCATTGTATTGCCATGGGGAAGATGCACATGAACAGGTGTATGCCAATGTATGACCCATACCACGAATGGCATTAATAATTTGCTTTGACTTTTACTTAACAAACTTAGCAAATACAAAAATTCCTTTTAAAGAGAATAATACAACCATCCAGACGGAGTGTATCCAAATCCTGCCATAGCATTGGTCTGAGCACCCAAAGGCAACATTTATGACATCACTTACTTTGCAGTACTTTATCACCTGTTATCAGCTATAGTACCTTCAACTTGTGATATATGGTACTAGATCATGACCATGCAAAAACTGATGATAGATGACTGTAAGTGTCACACATGCCTATACCAACCAgttgatattttaaaattaatctggTTTCAATGTATAACTGATTTATGTATCTAGGCCCCTTTGTAGGTAAACCTGTTCAACAACAGATAGATTAGGTTCCAGCTCTTGATTACAAGGGGATTTCAAAAATTGTCAATAATACAAATGGAAGTCAGACTAGAACACGAAAGTAACAAGAGTTTTTAAGAATAATATACAGGTATCTGCTAAGGTCACCTTGCTCTGGGCTGCTGCAAATGCTTCTTGTTTGGTCTTCTGGACGAGTAATTCATATTGTGCTTTCATTTCTGAGATGGCTGTTGTCAAGTCTACAGCTTGAGCATAGTTGTCGAATGAAATGGAAATGGCTGCTTTGGAACCACTTGTGACAATAGTCTGAACTTCTCTGACTCTCTGTTTACAGAAAAACAAGATATATTATTCAACCTGTGTTACACTGGCAGTcctttaaaaccaaaaaacaagGTCAAATACTGGCATTTATTACAAATGACTAAACACCCTTATATAGAGAATTAGGAGGGTTTTATACACACTTCAGGACCACNNNNNNNNNNNNNNNNNNNNNNNNNNNNNNNNNNNNNNNNNNNNNNNNNNNNNNNNNNNNNNNNNNNNNNNNNNNNNNNNNNNNNNNNNNNNNNNNNNNNNNNNNNNNNNNNNNNNNNNNNNNNNNNNNNNNNNNNNNNNNNNNNNNNNNNNNNNNNNNNNNNNNNNNNNNNNNNNNNNNNNNNNNNNNNNNNNNNNNNNNNNNNNNNNNNNNNNNNAAAAGTGTAgtctccaaagaatgttttcataaaaatataatttgggtCTTAAAACATgtgacttttattattttaaagaaaaacttgtgTTCTGCATGGTTCTTCTGTTGTCTTgtcttttttatatgtgtattggCTCTACAGATCTGGTTCCTGGTAATTAACTTCTGATTGATGAAGTAACAAATTAGGGTACactacttttaacattttaacataccTGAATGAGTAATGAATTTAAATGTACATTGTACAGTAAATCCAgacactaaattattttttaatggctgTGTGGTTACTTTCCCTGGCAATAAATTTCATTTCCAGTCTCCCAATGTGTTGGATTGTTGGTCTGTACTTACAGCATCATAGATTTGTTTGGAAAGAACAATTTGATCCTCTACTCCAGTAAGTTTTGTCTGAAGGTCAAAGATGGTCAGGTACAAGTGATCAACATCCTGTAGGAAATCGGACAACagttaaggcttagtctacatggacgttttccccagggtttaacctgaggctttaaaaaccTATacttgaaattcctatgcattccaatgggctaatctacacgaggacgtttccttgaggcacgcttatctttaacgttgcttgcaaagtttaaaattaaaacgctgggttaatgCTTGAAAACATccaaaaacgtgggaaaatgccAGTAAACTTGATTTCAATAGGGCTTTTTCCCGATTATAAGCACTttataaaggcaagctttaaaacgctactaaaagtgcataaaaacgcatataaatgcagtaagaaagtttacatgcgttttaaaaACATCTGCGAAGACCCGGCCTAATTCAGGTTACAATGGCATATAATGTAACAATgtcacaaatattaaaatgccttcTTGTCATTATGCATTCAAAATTATTTATAACTAAAAATGGAATACAAATCATGTATACATTGTATTACTATGTATTAATCTTATGTTATGTTATGAAGAAACATTATTACATACCAAAGAACACCTAGAACACTATGGGTTAGCTAAAGCAACAGCACACGAAAAACAGCCTGCATTAAGGTTTCATTTGTCTGATTGAATACTGGGACCAAGCCATCTCCTAATGGTGTAAACTGACACTGACCTCCTTCAGTGTGGTCCATTCTGCCTCCAGGGTCTTTGTAGATGAACTGTCCTCTTCATACCTAAAAGCAAACATGGAAGATCAAATTAGTGCGAAATTATGATTATCAGAAAATAGCCTTCTTATTAACACTTTGACTCTCCTCTACTGCCCCCCACAACCCCTTTGTAAGCCCAGCCAGTTTTTCATTCAGTGGAAGTCTATGATCCTTACACTGTACAGGATCATGCAAAGAGCCCACCAacaacaaaagaaagaaacaccAGAAACAGGAGTGTAGAATATAATAAGTTTTACTACTATAACATAATTCCCTAGAATAAACAGTTGGAAAAGTGACCTGCAAAAGATGTTACAGGGATGGGGCAATTGGTCACACCTTGCCCCATTCACTGATTTCTGGGGTGACAGATTGGCCTTTGTTGCCTGCCCTAGTGAGCCAAAACAAGCCAGATTATATGAATACCCCAATATCAAGTGGCAATtgattacataaataatatttgttatcaTCTCTGATACAACaaacctaaaactaaaacttACTTGGTTTGTATTTCATCAATTGCTTGCTTGTAGTGATCAATTTCTGACAAAAGTGCTGTTTTGGTTTGAGTTAGGGTCTCAATCTGGGCTTTGTAGCCAGCTACAGCAGTAGTGGTGACCACGGTGGCATTGGCTGGTGCACTTGGGTCACTTCTGTTGTAGAGGTTGATCTGAGCTCTGAGTATGGTGTTCTGCTGTTCCAAACTGCGGACCTGGAAAACACAGGATTACGGTCACTCAAGTTGTTTTAATGAATATTGTACACTCAAAACCAGTGCCCTGCTCAAAGAGTATGTTCCAGTCCCCGGAGTTCAGCAGAGAATGCTGGCAAGTGGGTATGATGGATGATACACAATTTATAGCAAGAAAGAGGCATAGATTTGGATGTTCCAAGAACATAAAAGACCTAAAGTTGGTGTCAACCTCTCTGTTGCATTGGATAAATGAAGAACATACATATTGGCTGGTAATCGTTTTCACCCTCATATAAGACATTAAACAGGAGCTTTTACCATAGTGTAGAATTATATTCAGATTGAACAACAGAATTAGGATGATCAATGTTTGACAATGGTACTATTACCTacagcaaattttacattttaattaatctAATATTACTAACATAATCGAATGGTATCAGATTAGCTGTTTTAGGCAATGTGCATCTTTCTTCAATACACTTTATTAGCATAATGAATTTTTTTGAGTTGGTTTATTATAGTCTAAGCTATGGTGGGCTGATCTCCATTTACAATAAAACTGAAGGAAAGAAGCAATTTTCCTATAACTATCAATGTTAGGGGTCACTTGATTATTAATTAGAGTTGGAGGACAACACAATTTTACTGTCTgccctttttttctgcaggtattattccaaaaatgtaaatgacaataACTTTACAGGGGGTTGATAACAAAATATTTGGCCCTGGGTGTCAAATTCACTAAATATGCCACATTACTTATTCTTTAACATTACATTTCTTTCACTAATTGTTCACTAGTGATTAACTAAAATGacaatttcattttgtaaaaactgCATATTTTCACAAAATGCAATTTGAGTGAAATGCTTGCAAGGAGAGaaggtaaaatatttgcattccAATATTGATTTATGGTCTgcattatgaatttattacagaGGACTGTTACATAAGTACAAAGAAGTAAGcacattaaatagaaaatagaaatagaatagaacctatcatttaaataaaaataaaaaggctctGTGTCAGGTAACTTTATATATTCACTATCAACTGtagtaaataaatagaaattctgAAGaactttgtgcaaaaaaaaagaaaaaaaatacattactgacCCTGCCTCTTAGAGACTGGAATTCTGCTGTAAAAAGTTATCTTTTAGTTGTAGCAGATACAATGGTAGCAGATCCTTAcatcaaaaacacacaaataaaaagtttttagaaaatgtacaCCAAGGAAGATTGCTACTTCTGATACCATTTCTGATCCAATAAACGATCAGATCTAAAGTGAATTTGAAGGGAATTCAGCAGCTGACTGTTCAAATAGCTGAATATACCTAGCCACATATTATTTCTGATTGACTtctgatttaagaaaaaaaacaaaatatctcaATTAAAAGTGCTATGTAAACAAAGAATCTTGTGCATCTCACTAATCAAAAACTGTCAGAAGACATGCTCCTGGGTACTGGATTTTACTATCTAGGTaatttaaggataaaaaaaaagaataaacagcttagatttaaaatgttaccttcttgtaaaaatgtaacaatgtatgtTGGATGTTACAATGCTAAATTGGAGAAAGTTGTTCCATgaagtaaaatagtaaaatctatttgtaaggctataactataatataatatcatATCATGTATCATATATCATAACATGGGATATTTTCAATGTTACATAGTCAAGCAGCATTGTAATGagataaatatatgcaaaggaCAATGATTCAGATGATACACTGCATGCCCCATCATGAAATCATATGTTAGATCTTTTTCTTTCCTAACACAGGTCTTTTCAAATCTAATTATTAATGATTTAGCCCATAGGCTTATGAATAACATGGTTCAATAACTCTTCTATATAGTAAACCCTCATAATCAATCAGAGAACAGTTCAGTGCTAATTACAGCTGATCCATAGTTGCTATAAATATTAGTGCCAGTTGGCATTTTTTTTGGCTACaagatacaatttaatttttaaccCTTTAATCACACCTCAAATAAACAGAAGAGtggtcatttttttctaaaactccaTGTCAGCCAAATGAAGTACCTTGTTAATGAATTGGGCGAACTTGTCGTTAAGATTCTGGAGTTCCTCCTTCTCCTTCAGGCGGGTGACTTGGACAGTGTCCACAGAGGGAAGTGATGGGTCAATGGATGGGATGTCAGAAGCACTTGGACCAGCTCCTAGACCCCCAATTCCTGGTCTTACACCACTAAATAGGAATGAAGGGCTCACACCATAGCTACCAACCTTGAaccctcttcctcctcctaaACGAGCCTTAAGAACTCCAAAAGCTCCTCCAGCTCTGCCTCCTGCCCCACCAAGGGCTCCTGCAAAACCAAACCCAGCGCCAGCTCTTGCCCCAGCGCCAAAACCTGCCCCTGCACCTACCCTAAGGCCAGCTCCAGCACCGAACCCAAAACCTCCACCAAGACCTCCTCTCGATCCAAACCCTGCTCCACCTGCAGCTCCTAACCCAATAGCCCTGGAGACACCAATGCCCCCAAAGCCACCTCCAATTCCCCCACTATATCCACCTCCAAACCCCCCTGACCTAAGTCCCTTGGCAGCATTGAACATTCGGTTGCTTTCATAGGTTCCTCCAAAGCGAACAGCTGAGCTGCTGACTTTCACTTGTTTTTCTACTGTCATCCTGAGAGTTTGTTGAATCCAAGATTGAGAGAGTCCAGAGCAAAGTCCCAGTGGAGGCACCCATCAGTTATATATCTCAATGGGGTTCCTGGAGGGGATGCACAAACTCTGCTTCCCATTGGGTGAGGAGGCAGTTTAACACGAATCATCAAATTCTTCTATCTGGAACCAAACTAAAAATCAGTGCCCCAGGCAGGAATGATCAAACTAAAGACAAGGGATAGCAAGCACAGAAAGAATTAAGAAAATGTCAATGTCTACATAGAAACTCTTTGCCAAGGGCTAGCGTTATCTTCCACCTGCTCATCAGCAGATTGTTGGAACTTGTAACTCTCAGAATCAGAGAATCATCATTATTCTTTGATGGACTttcatccatatatatatttattcactggTTTTAAGATGAGGGAAAAGCTGCCACGTCAGTAATATTCTGATGTCCACAAATTTATGGCAAGGTAATTGTAACTTCTTTGGACAATGCACAAGGAAACTTTTCATCCAGAgtaattatgtgtatatataatattgagcCTCATAGGTGTAATCTAGCTTGTCTCTTTTCACCAcagaggaacccttaaattaattttaggtACTGGAAATGCTGAAAATTCCATAAAGTTAAAGGAAATAGAGAATGTGGCATTCTTAGCACATTTGATTCCTAAagctttaaacccttttttttaaatccctgagACCACTCCCCTTCCACCTTTAAGCCGCGGCAGTAAatacagaatgggagcgcagagcctcctgggatactcacatCACGCAATACAGGAGGCTGGCTGCTTGAGATTGGGGATGCGCAAAAGGGACTTTTTCCTGTAAtggcaaaaaaatgcagatctcacgcatgtgcagtaagatcgacacttttttcccatttacagcaggctaagtCACCCAATCTGCACAGTGCGCGAACAAGTGACGTAGCCGGAATAAAGCAGATAgaggaaaatggtggcacccagcatGGACAATCTTGGGTTATAGGATGGTGTGGACTAAGGACAGCACCATAGGAATTGGGGGCTCTgcaaagtaaaggtgagtatgatttttttttgggggggggtttagttccactttaaaggacaAATGTAGGATTGTACATCTGCCTATAAAACAACTAAAATTTAAAACTTCAAGCTCATCTCAAAAATATAAATCTCATTCCTCTAACCTAGgctttttctcaacctttttaatgtgggggaacctcttgaaatagctttcaggtctttagggaaccccagctatagtaactttattcacatttcatggtatattagtgtggtggtggccattgggaagaatgtcacccttacagatagccacaaagatcattggtgtcacttaaactgaactaaTTACTGCAAATTGCGCATAGAAACCCTAGCAatttctgaaggaaccctgtttAAGAAACATTCATCTAactcatgcacattttttttctattcttgtgAAGAAAAATATACTCACCTCACATTGATTGGGGCCTTCTCCAACGCTGTTtccaaatggggggggggggggggatgctaaTACCTGGACATTTAAATTTCCCTTGCATTAATGTCACTGCTGCTCCTCTTCTGGATCATGAGAGGATCCAAACAGCCCCCTTAGGTTCATGATCAGTAGAGAAGACCCCTTTCCATTAGTGGTTATTGAGAGAAGAGTGCCCTTACTGTGGTTCACTTTTCATTGATAGGAACAATGTCTACCTTACAATTATCTGTAAAACGATAACAccagggaacaattttgaacaaattttttgttgacttataatttttaagcttatttacactaaaataggtatgccgattctgaaagtgcagttagttttcttcattcacgtcagtttttttctctaccgcttttactaatgcgattactgtagtgtggatttgtataggctattcatttacatgcaagacagtgtgatcagaggttgtgcgctgctctacatagttaatagggaaaatttatttttccacctacacacgtatttcctttctttcaggtcatgtctggctctgctgtttcttctCGTAAGTACCTAAacatccctgattcattttgttatatctgtggcagtttcaccattcccagtcaaaaatcagcacatttgtagagcaagcctatttgaaATTGAAGGGATTTCATaggttcgtaagggatttgattagcatgagctgagtgatttggcacgtgattcgggactatcgaagaaggcttcagaactcctagcatcaagactgcgtgagaaaaacttaaagaaggaatgaaggtatcgcatttttgaaccagagaaattgcatttctgcagtactttagaactgacagtggctttgtttattgccataacatacctggtttaatggaggaattgggaattccaactGATACTCAACTGATTGGTCACTATTCATCgttagctcaaagcggagcttaaagtgtgtcttcttcacaatggcaatatatttgagtcagtcctaattagccattcagtttctctttgtgaagaatatgcagacataaagagagtcattgagttgttgcaatatcaccaacacaactaggtgggacagcagagctcatgagaggcattgggtggaaaggaataggcctccaagatctgccctaaaaccaggcgatccaaacattctacatgagccacttgttgatagaaagtatattatatacccgcctctgcacatgaaactgggtctgatgaagcaattcggtaaagctttgccaattgaAGAAGACTGTTTCTAGTACCTCAATTCGGCATTTCCTAGCCtggtatttgaaaaaataaaggccgttgtgtttgatggtccacagattacACAGCTCATcgaagatgaacatttcatcaggacaatgtcagacgTCAAAAAGAATGCTGGGTTATCATTAGGGATGATCgagaatgcctcaggcattctcgcgaaaatttccttgaagttccgatgggacatcactataggaggattatcacagctgcattcataaattcagccgtgggaatcttcctgtcagtgagcaatccccgagcactacaggtcagaatgagggcaagcgctcattctgacctgtagtggccgggatctctcactgagaggggATTATCGCAgctacatttataaatgcagccgcgatactcctcttCTCAGAGTGAGTTATAcggcttgcgtttataaatgaatgagccagcgagactcacactgtgttcctggatagagaaactctatccaggaacacacagtacaggactgcaacaggaatcagaggagcggagctgacaggtctgctcccctgattggtcttgcaggtcccaaaaattcaatctcgccggccgaatttacaaaggccgttttCGCCTACATGtttagtaagcgagaacggcccaattcacaTCGAGAAAGAATTTAAAAgttttgctcactcatccctagttatcattcaaagccattgtcaaagactttcttggaaacacatgagcaaataactggacagaaattgtccagaaactcttggagagctt is a genomic window containing:
- the LOC140327057 gene encoding thread biopolymer filament subunit alpha-like → MTVEKQVKVSSSAVRFGGTYESNRMFNAAKGLRSGGFGGGYSGGIGGGFGGIGVSRAIGLGAAGGAGFGSRGGLGGGFGFGAGAGLRVGAGAGFGAGARAGAGFGFAGALGGAGGRAGGAFGVLKARLGGGRGFKVGSYGVSPSFLFSGVRPGIGGLGAGPSASDIPSIDPSLPSVDTVQVTRLKEKEELQNLNDKFAQFINKVRSLEQQNTILRAQINLYNRSDPSAPANATVVTTTAVAGYKAQIETLTQTKTALLSEIDHYKQAIDEIQTKYEEDSSSTKTLEAEWTTLKEDVDHLYLTIFDLQTKLTGVEDQIVLSKQIYDARVREVQTIVTSGSKAAISISFDNYAQAVDLTTAISEMKAQYELLVQKTKQEAFAAAQSKIFLVTGTTQPTVQALTSFKEEYRTLKLQVDSIQREIERVRSLNIQLEAQIAEAETSSSSEVDTYQEQAAALKSQLDDIRKQIAHYGQEYQDLLAVKMGLDVEITAYKKLMDSEELRLNSGSGITVQMSKSSVGGGAGGAGGGSGLGGGLGGGYGGGYGGGLGGGLGGGLGAGLGGGSGSGLGIGLGGGFSSSISLGGGGGYGYGSGLGGGLFGSLNSSSISTSTTY